A window of Sphingomonas astaxanthinifaciens DSM 22298 genomic DNA:
CAGATGCCGAAGAAGGGCACCTTGCGCTCGCGGGCGAATTTGACGCTGGCGATCTTGCCTTCCGACCCGCGCTCGCCGAACCCGCCCGGCACGAGGATCGCGTGCATCGGTTCGAGTTCGCCCGCGATCGCGCCATCGTCCTTCTCGAACAATTCGGCGTCGAGCCACTTGATGTTGACCTTGACCCGGTTGGCGATTCCGCCGTGGACCAGCGCCTCGCGAAGCGACTTGTAGGCGTCGGGAAGCCCGACATACTTGCCGACCACGCCGATCGTGACCTCGCCCTCGGGATGGTCGACGGCGTCCATCACGGCTTCCCAGCGGGAAAGGTCGGGACGCGGGTCGGTCGGCATGCCGAACGCCTTTAGCACCTCGTCGTCGAGGCCTTCGCGATGATATTGCAGCGGCACGTCGTAGATCGAGCGCGCGTCCAGCGCCTGGATGACCGCGCTCTTGGGCACGTTGCAGAATTGCGCGATCTTGGCCCGCTCGGCCTCGGGGATCGGCATCTCGCAGCGGCACAGCAGCACGTCGGGCTGGACCCCGAGGCTCGAAATCTCGCGCACGCTGTGCTGGGTCGGCTTGGTCTTGAGCTCGCCCGCGACCTTGATCCACGGCACCAGCGTCGTGTGGACGCTGACCGTGTTGCCGCGGCCAAGGTCGTTCCGAAGCTGACGGAGCGCCTCGATATAGGGCAGGCTCTCGATGTCGCCGACCGTGCCGCCGATCTCGCAGATCACGAAGTCGAGGCCGTCGGTGTCGGCCAGCGCGAATTCCTTGATCGCGTTGGTGACGTGCGGGATCACCTGCACCGTCGCGCCGAGATAGTCGCCGCGCCGCTCGCGCGCGATGATGTCGCGGTAGATGCGCCCGGTGGTGACATTGTCCGACTGCCTGGCCGAGACGCCGGTGAAGCGCTCGTAATGGCCCAGGTCGAGATCGGCCTCGGCCCCGTCGTCGGTGACGTAGACCTCGCCGTGCTGATAGGGCGACATCGTCCCCGGATCGACATTCAGATAGGGGTCGAACTTCCGGATCCGCACGGCATAGCCGCGCGCCTGCAGCAGGGCTGCAAGACTAGCCGAGAGGAGACCTTTGCCGAGGCTGGAGACCACGCCGCCGGTAACGAAAACAAACCGCGCCATGGGAGTCGGGCCTTAGGGAAGAGAATCGAGAAGGGGCAAGGAGAATATTTTTTTCAGCCCCCAATCCGTCGTCCCCCGCGCAGGCGGGGACCCCGGGAAGCGAGGCGTCATTCTCCTGAGGTCCCCGCCTGCGCGGGGACGACGACGAAGCTTACTGCGCCAGCGGCACCGCGCCATTGTCGGCCGGGGCGGCCGAATTGTTCGGCTTGACCGCATCCTGGGCCGGCGCCGGCTGGGTCGCCGGATCGCTCAGGGGCGCCTGCTGGATCGGCTGGTTCGCGATCGAGGCATCGACCTTCTGCGAATCGCCGCGGGTGCCGGCGATGGCGGCCAGCGCGATGCACAGGATGATGAAGGCCGCGCCCAGCCACGCCGTCGCCCGGCTGAGGAAGTCGGCCGCACCGCGCGCGGTCATGAAGCCCGCCGAGGACCCGCCCACGCCCAGCCCGCCGCCTTCGGAGCGCTGCAGCAGGATCACGGTGCACAGCGACACGGCGACGATGGTCTGGACGATGAGGAGGAAGGTGAACAGCATGGGGCGGCCACTTAGCGGCGGGAACGCCGTACTTCAATGACCCGCGGCTCGTGACACTCTTCGTTCGCCCTGAGCGAAGTCGAAGGGCCCTTGTGCGAAATGTCCTTCGACGTCGCTCGGGACGAACGAGGCTTGGGCCTAGGCCGCCCCCGCTTCGACGATCGGAAGAAAGTCCGCCGCGGTCAGGCTCGCGCCCCCTACCAGCGCCCCGCCGACCTCGGGGGTGGCGAAGATCTCGGCGGCATTGCCCGGCTTGACCGACCCGCCGTAGAGGATCCGAACGCCGCGCCCGGCTTCGCCATAAGCCGCGACCAGCCGCGCGCGGATGGCGGCGTGCATCTCCTCGATGTCCTCGCAACCCGCGACCCGCCCGGTGCCGATCGCCCAGATCGGCTCATAGGCGAGGCTGAAGCGCGCCCCGTCGACCGGCCCCTGCGGCAAGGAGGCATCGACCTGCGCCGCGACCGTCGCCACGGCCCGCCCCGCCTCGCGTTCGGCGAGG
This region includes:
- a CDS encoding CTP synthase, with the translated sequence MARFVFVTGGVVSSLGKGLLSASLAALLQARGYAVRIRKFDPYLNVDPGTMSPYQHGEVYVTDDGAEADLDLGHYERFTGVSARQSDNVTTGRIYRDIIARERRGDYLGATVQVIPHVTNAIKEFALADTDGLDFVICEIGGTVGDIESLPYIEALRQLRNDLGRGNTVSVHTTLVPWIKVAGELKTKPTQHSVREISSLGVQPDVLLCRCEMPIPEAERAKIAQFCNVPKSAVIQALDARSIYDVPLQYHREGLDDEVLKAFGMPTDPRPDLSRWEAVMDAVDHPEGEVTIGVVGKYVGLPDAYKSLREALVHGGIANRVKVNIKWLDAELFEKDDGAIAGELEPMHAILVPGGFGERGSEGKIASVKFARERKVPFFGICLGMQMACIEGARNLAGLEHANTTEFGDTPEPVVGLITEWMSKEGLQERAAGGDLGGTMRLGAYDAVLGGNSHVAAIYGTTRISERHRHRYEVNASYRPALEQGGLVFSGLSPDGRLPEIVERPDHPWFVGVQFHPELKSRPFDPHPLFASFIAAALKQSRLV
- the secG gene encoding preprotein translocase subunit SecG; this translates as MLFTFLLIVQTIVAVSLCTVILLQRSEGGGLGVGGSSAGFMTARGAADFLSRATAWLGAAFIILCIALAAIAGTRGDSQKVDASIANQPIQQAPLSDPATQPAPAQDAVKPNNSAAPADNGAVPLAQ